Genomic DNA from Halorussus rarus:
CGAGAGCGACGTGCCGGTGGGCGTCGACGCGCCCGAGTACGTCCTCTACGGCGGGAAGGGCGGCGTCGGCAAGACCACGATGGCGGCCGCGACCGGGCTGGCCAGCGCCCGGGACGGCACCGCGACGCTGGTGGTCTCGACCGACCCGGCCCACTCGCTGTCCGACACCTTCGAGACCGACATCCCGGCGGCCCCCGAGCGCATCCGTGATGACGTCCCGTTGTTCGCGGCCGAGATCGACCCCGAGGCCGCGATGGAGGAGGGCCAGGCGATGTTCGGCGGCGCGGCCGGCGGTGGGGGCGCCGGCGCCCCCGGAGGCGCAGGCGATGCCGCCCCGGGCGACTCCGCGGACGCCACCCCGGGCCCCGGTGGTGACGACCAGTCCGGACCACTCGGCGGCCTCGGCGGGATGCTCGGCGACGGGAACCCGATGGACGCGCTGCTGGGCGGGCCGATGCCCGGCGCCGACGAGGCCGCGGCGATGCAGAAGCTGCTGGAGTTCATGGACGACCCGCGGTTCGACCGCGTGGTCGTCGACACCGCGCCGACCGGCCACACCCTCCGGCTGCTCGAGCTCCCGGAGCTGATGGACACCATGATCGGCCGCATCATGAAGCTCAAGCAGAAGTTCGAGGGGATGATGGAGGGGATGAAGGGGATGTTCGGCGCCGAGAACGCCGACCCCCAGCAAGGGCTCGACGACCTCGACGAACTCAGCGACCGCATCGAGCGCCTCCGCGCGACGCTGCGGGACCCGAGCCAGACCGACTTCCGCGTCGTGCTGGTGCCCGAGGAGATGAGCGTCTTCGAGTCCGAGCGGCTCCTGCAGCAACTCTCGGAGTTCGAGGTGCCGGTCGGCACCGTGGTGGTCAACAAGGTGATGGAGGACCTCGCGGACGTGACCGACGCCGACGTCGACCCCGAGGCGTTCGTGGCGCCGAACCTCGACACCTGCGAGTTCTGCCAGCGCCGGTGGCAGGTCCAGCAGGACGCCCTGTCCCGGGCCCAGGACGTCTTCCGCGGCCACGACGTCAAGCGCGTCC
This window encodes:
- a CDS encoding ArsA family ATPase, which encodes MSELDVEAVDHIDESDVPVGVDAPEYVLYGGKGGVGKTTMAAATGLASARDGTATLVVSTDPAHSLSDTFETDIPAAPERIRDDVPLFAAEIDPEAAMEEGQAMFGGAAGGGGAGAPGGAGDAAPGDSADATPGPGGDDQSGPLGGLGGMLGDGNPMDALLGGPMPGADEAAAMQKLLEFMDDPRFDRVVVDTAPTGHTLRLLELPELMDTMIGRIMKLKQKFEGMMEGMKGMFGAENADPQQGLDDLDELSDRIERLRATLRDPSQTDFRVVLVPEEMSVFESERLLQQLSEFEVPVGTVVVNKVMEDLADVTDADVDPEAFVAPNLDTCEFCQRRWQVQQDALSRAQDVFRGHDVKRVPLLADEVRGERMLALVASCLE